A segment of the Spodoptera frugiperda isolate SF20-4 chromosome 29, AGI-APGP_CSIRO_Sfru_2.0, whole genome shotgun sequence genome:
GTACTTGCTGACAGTCAGCTGTATATAACCCACAGTATCCCTGTATTACATGACATACATTCGAAATTCTccattatataaatatacattgaaTCCATAATGCATGTGACAGAAATACATGTTGTGTATATGCATGactgatgacgtcatccatATGTTTGCAATAGacaatagtattattttatttatatttttattatgatggAACATGTACCTCTCTTGTGGAGAGCTCGGGAAgttattttgcatttatttaatattccaaAGCTTTCTGTCACCAAGTGTTAACGCTTTTAGAGATTTGTGTGTTTTAGTTGCACAGTTTTAGAGGAAATAAGTAGATTATGTCGTCCATTGAAACATTTTGGTTCACTATCATTATGTAGTAGATAGTTGTGATCCATTGTGTAGCGTATACTTTCAGTTTCTCTTCAAAATTACttcattattattacataatgtttgcttagatttatattatagtttttaatttttaccctGCATTGCTTTAGTGGTGATGATTATATGTCAATGCTATTTGCTTTTTTGATGTATTGTGATGtgatgggttcgattcccacttACAAAACGCCTAGAGTCGTCAAATCgacttttaaaattgaataatatttaattttattactttttttggaGAAACTGAAAGCCATTTAGAGAATATAGTTACAGTAATGCTTTTCTCTGTTCTACGCTGCAAATAGAAGGTAATTTTTAAAACGTGGTATGAGACACGTGTCCCTTATGTGTGTGCATGTCCTAGGTATAGTGTAGACCTACCTTTAGTCTCCATTTCGAAGATGTACAAGGTAGAAATGGTGCTGATTCCTTTACGGGCCAAGTGAGAGTACACATAGTATATTTTGCTACGACCTTTTAATAAgaaatactattatttactatttagtaATATAGTGGCATGCACAATAGAGATgacaaaacagtttttttttctttattagtcTTTTTCCACGTGACATATTCATAAAGTTCCCACAAATCGCCCAATTTCCATAGCTTGCCTTGAACTTAATTCCTTTCTATTTCTAAACACTAATTTCATAGAATGTTGCTGTAACTGTAGTCTCATACCATTGctttaaggttcaaaatcgaaTGGCTAGTTTGTGAGCATACAAAGAGTATTAACAAACTAGTCTAATGATCATTTTAACATGTAGTAATGACGCTTCAATAGCTAATATTCATAGACAGATTAAAATATATCATTGACTTACAAGATTGTTCGTCTAAGTAATAATTAGTGCTTTAAGTATGAATAGaacaaaaagtatataaaaaaataattaagaatttaagatTATTCTTATTCTCTAgaattttgtttctattcatACTTTGCAATAATATTCATGTTCTTACAATGCCTCAAATGAAAGCAGCTTATcgttaatttttcaattttaatttatcttaacCTTACTGACTGCgtttattaatacaaattaataagtaaCGTGAGCAATACGAACTTTGGAAGGGTTCTGTTACGTTCTGTGTACAAAATTCCAAGATGGCTGCTTACATTTTTGGCATTGAATGATGTAGGACATTCATCCACACTCAGTAGTTAGGGATAGTTACACCAGTAGAGCAGTAGTTATCTTTCTTCATTACTCATTACCCACGCGTTTCATGAAGTTATAATAACAGAAAAATGTTTGATACAATTCAAAGTAAATGGTAAATAATTAGCTATTACAATAATGGTGTGATACACACAAACATAGAAATAACTTcatgaaattaaaaacctaattaCAAAGTACTACTGATTTATGAAACAACGCCCTCGCGGGCTTAgagaaaataaatcttaaaaaaatacttcaaatcaTCATTGAAAGTATTTCTAGAACATTCTAAAATCGTTAGTAAACACAAAATAAGTCAGTGGTACCGGCACGAACACACACCCCCCCGGCAAGGGCCATTCTTATTCACCGTCCAGTGCTTACATTCGACGGCGACGGCGCTCGGCAAGGCGATGAGGAGGAGGCGGCATTCCACGGCAAGCTCCCGCCCGGCATTCTGCCGCACGGCCTGCCCACCGTCAAGGAGGTGCAGCCCGCAGTTACCGTCGAGCCACAGGAGAAGAAGGATGAGGAGAAAGAGAAGAAAGGTTTGTCCTCTATATTCTTACTTATTTTGTTACTACAATATAGGAATAGATTTGGATGAACATACTTCATGTTTGTTTTATAGACCAGTCTCTAAGAATATAATCGgatcagaaaaaaatctaatggtcaaatactcaaacgtcactcaattttaagacacgctcaagaatagttctgtccctacaaattctttgtaaatgacagagatagcacgatatttaagtacaacttaaaattgagtagcatttcagtattcgggtgtTAGCTAGCtaatgaaaatatgtttatggGCTAGGCATTATGACATTTAAACATGTCAGTGAAAAGAGCTGGTTTTGTGTAAAATTTTctccagtttttttttattaatccatTTGTTACATTGGCTCCGGACTTTGTTACTGGTACTGAGAGAGCGAAACTGATGTATATTGTAGTAAGATAACTTGTATCGTGTTTctcaaactaaaatactaatctATAATATGATTCCAGTTCGCGAGCTGAGCGCGGACGAGAAGCAGACGATCATGCTGTCGGCGGAGTTCCAGCGGTTCATGTCGAAGGCGGGCCGCGTCATCGAGCGCGCGCTGGCCGAGTCCGTCGACATCTACACCGACTACACCGGCGGCGGCGACAGCGAGAACGCACTGTATGTACTTTGTCATAGAGTCTATAGTTGTTTGGCATAAAAAAGAAGACATGCTTTTACACTTGTAGCTGTCTATTTCTCCACATCACCTCCACGGAGTGACGTCACGGATGTCAATCAGTTCAGGACTGTCTcagtgtttattatttataaataaaattataacagtttgtttcacataaaaactacgtgaaagtaaattaataagtgCATTGGACAAGTGACATTGTAGTCAAGTGTTTATCTGGTGTGTTTAATAgggaaaacacaaaattaatgtcGATTACTTACGAGCAATTAAATACCTACccgaaactataaaaaaaaactctaattTCATTTGTGAGCCTAAAAAGGATTGTGACTGAAAATCAGTGTGTGCGCGCCTTTATCAATCAATGAGTGTAACACCTATAGTGTTCTCCGCACCATATacattgtgtttatttacaataatcgAGTTTTTGACAACAGCGCCATCTGTTGTTAAATCGGTGAACTACTGGGACTCGTTAATTGTTGtccttttaataaatttaacaacTACAACACTAATAATGGCTAAGTGTGGCGCCTGTGGGAAATTTCTCTCAGCGGCAGAGGCCGTTAACTGCAGCAAATGCAGATGTTGGTACCACAGAGGCTGCGTCGGCGTCAAGAGTGCGGGTCCTATAACAACCCCTTGGCACTGCCCTGAGTGCGAGAAGAAGGTCGTGAGGGGTGACCGAACTGAGACTCCGGTCAGGGCGCGAGCACCGGCACCGACAGCGCACGAGGAAAGCCTCGTGAATCTAATGGACACCAGTCCCATAAATAGTACGGCGTTGGATGCTACTCTGGAGCTCAACCTGGATATTTACAGGGCAGAACTTAGCCAGTTCAAGGAGGAATTTTTAAAGGTCGTGAGGAACGAATTCCAGTTGCTGCGGGACGATCTGGCGGATCTCAGAGCTTCACTGAACTCCACAAATGATAAATTGAATAACCTGCAGGAGAGAGTGAGTGTCTTAGAGAGCAACAACATTCAGCCTATGGCATCTACAGAGGTAAAGGATTTGATAACTCAACTGCGGAGCGACATTAATGAGCGCGATCAGGAACTACTGGCAAATGACGTTCAAATCTCTAACATTCCCGAGGTCAGTGGGGAGAATCCTGTTCATACAGTGACGCTCATCGCATCCAAGATTGGCGTTCAACTGCAGGCGCGCGATATTGTGAGCGCTGAGCGTGTCGAAAACGCATGCGCTAGGTTTTGTTACAACATACCCTATAGAAGCCATGTAACACCTTATCTGAATGGACATTTTGTACTGAAGATGAAATCTAGGCGCAAACTGCACTTAGCGTGTCTGTTGTTTAATGTTATAAGACATAAACaaccaaattatttatatagCAGATTGAGCTGGATGGCGAGTGGACGGGAGTGTGGAAGGAGGCAATGTTTTCAACAACTCTCGACTCACCCGCATAAAACTGCAGCATTTAGGGGGAGTTTTCGCTATGCGGCTTCCAAAATTTGGAACAATCTGCCACCACCAATCAGATTAACCAACACTATacacacatttaaaaaacaactacGGCAATACCTAGTGGACACGCAGCGTAAACTGGATATAGCCGTACTGAATGACTCAATAATATGACGCAAAACTAAGACTGACTATTCAATTCACTTAAAACTGTTCACCAAGACTTacctttatttagtttattgctATTTGACACATTTCACATTCTTCTGTACACACTGACTATTCTTTgctattatgaattatgaacatgacccacatattttatttattttaacaattccCCAAACTTCTATGGAAAtgcaactaataaaataactaagtacCGACCtaaatgtatgtttataacATGTAGTCCGTCGTCGCGCGAAAAGGTTCCGCTTTCTGGCCGGttgagaaattatatttatcctatttatttattgttctttttgtttattacattatatatgttattattatttctgtatataagtaagtattaagtGATTTCTCTATTATTATGGTTTTTACTATACACACACTCAGTTTATAATGCACACacccaattatttatttatttaaatacacccgcttttaaaataatgtattgggCTGATTTGCCTCTGTCACGTCATCGACTCAGGTCCAGTTGAAAACCAGCGTCGGGCACCAGCTGTCCGACATTATTGCTGAACTGGTCCTATTTGGTGCATCCGTGGGACACTAatgtaaacttatttttttttgtttttgtattttatttctttttttatgcaTGTACACgtagttctttatttttttcattacatttttgtgttatgttGTGTGTTTTGCGGCTTGtgccaaataaatgtattttctttctttctttctttctttcacatATAAATTCATAGTACACACTCCACATACATGTACTCAAACCTTCGTGTTGTGAGGATAGATAAATGTAGGCCAcatattaccttttttattacttctttAACTTCTATCACAtctaaaagtatatttaaatggtataaataaattgcaattatttttataggtatgaCGATGGGTATGCTAACGTAGTATCGGTAACGTAGTTTTATAGTGaaattgatacaaaaataaacacattttgatTGGCTATAACTCAATGTGTCCTGTCCTTTTATGCTTAATGAGTgttctttattaattatgttttacactTTATAACTCTGTGAACTGAGAGAGACTAGCAAGTAATTGCATTGGCTTAGCGCAGTAAATACTTCCCTTCTAAAACCCTCGAATTCTGATTATTCTGAACAAACATTAACTTGAATTTTGGTGAATACAATACACACTAACATGAATTTCGTTTCGTAAAATTTATCATTAATCAATTTTCAACCTTTCTGTTATgcaaataaggttgaaaatcgatcACTGTATACTCTATTCATTATATTGACAAATAGTAACAAGTCGCATGTGTACGCAGCGACGACAAGTCGGTGGCGCGCCTGTCGCTGGTGCGCACGTTCTGGGACGAGCGCTGGTCGCGCGGGCGCTGCGTGACGTGCTGCGACTGGTCGGCCGCGCACCCCGAGCTCCTGCTGGCGTCCTACCACAACTCCGACGACGCGCCGCACGACCCCGACGGCGTCTGCCTCGTCTGGAACACCAAGTTCAAGAAGTCCACGCCCGAGGACATCTTCCACTGCCAGTCGCCCGTCATGAGCGCCACTTTTGCTAGGTAATTATGGACCTTAACACTTTCGATGCTAGGAGAAACATTTGGTACACAAGGGATATTTGGTCCTCTAAATAGTTGTAGAGCCCTCATTTTAACACAGCATCTCTAGATGCTAAAAATGATGAAGACCCATGTCTCTCTATGAAGCTTACAcctaaaaaccttttttaatatttcatttctaaATACTGTGTCCAATCCgtctattttgtattatttttttttttactaattccAATGTTGTTAAAATTGCAGGTTCCACCCGAACTTAATCCTGGGTGGCACGTACTCCGGCCAGATAGTGTTGTGGGACAACCGCGTACAGAAACGTACGCCCATACAACGCACACCTCTGTCGTCACTCGCACACACTGTACGTACTCGTTATTCTATCTTATATTGAGCAATCAAATCGTTGACTTTGAATAAACAAATGTGATAGATATGTATTCTTTGAAAAATGAGAGTCAATTTGACTCATAGAAATGGCTTGACAAGGAACCTCTCGATTTTGGTCCTTATGTCATCTTCCAtagtatgtaaaaatatttgtgatacTAGGTTAACAGCATATTTTAGATCCCTATTTGATATAATAcagatttataatacaatattacacATTCTGACGAACAATTTGTTTATCCTCCAGCACCCAGTATACTGTCTATCAGTAGTGGGCAGTCAGAACGCCCACAACCTGATCTCAGTGTCCACGGACGGCCGCATGTGCTCCTGGTCCCTGGACATGCTCTCCCAGCCACAGGAGACCCTGGACCTTCAACACCGACAGAGCAAGGCCGTCGCTGTCACCTCCATGGGATTCCCACATGGAGACGTCAACAACTTCGTGCTGGGTAGTGAAGATGGGAACATTTATACTGGTCAgttgatttaattttgtcataattattattatgttgaagACACTTGATTGCACTGTTGATGAAGTTGTTAGACGTCGTGGATTGAATTCTATATGATACACAAATTTTTATGATCGATATTGTCGGTTTGGAAGTCTGGGGTGATGAATTTGATGTGAAATTATATGGACGACTACTAGATAATACGGTAAAAAATCCGAGTGTCGTGGGCATTTTTTAGATGACAGAAAATCTACCTCTGACTATTAAAGATTGCGAAACTTATCTGTTGGTTGCCCAGGATGCTTATACGGGCAGCGTGCAGGAGTGACGGAGATGGTGGAGGGCCACGCCGGGCCCATCACGGGCGTGTCGTGCCACGCTGCGGCCGGCTCCGTCGACCTCTCGCATCTCTACCTCACCTGCTCCATGGACTGGAGCGTCAAGTTGTGGACCCAGAAGGTACAGCAatgttcatttatatttatacgaTTACATCGGGAGtcctcaactagtttcgagccacactGGGCCCTTAATCTTAAGCAATGGCGTGGTGATAGTTATTATTCATTGATTACTAGGTACAATAGacttaatatcaatatttcacTTATTGTAAAACATCATTTATTCTAGTATTCGTTAATTCTGTCTATACGTTATTTACAATGCTTGTATTATGTTATCATTAAACAGGAGAACAAAGCGCTGTACTCGTTCGAGGACAGCGGTGACTACGTGGTGGACGTGCGCTGGTCGCCCACCCACCCCGCACTCTTCGCCGCCGCTGATGCTTCTGGACGGATCGATCTATGGAACCTTAATAGGGATACTGAGGTATGTTCTGAATGATTACTGTCTAAAAATAGCCTCAAAAACCGGATTGTTACCGGCATTTTGGAGTTAGTGACTTGAGGATTGATAATAAGACattcggcctccggtaacctcactcgcaagTCGAAACCGTCGTTTCACAACTTTCTGTAATATCACTCCAGTCGATCTAGTCCATTCGTATCGTATATGGCACTCATACACAGCTCAATATTCAAATTGTATCATTAttaatgcaatttatttatattatccaGGTGCCAGTAGCATCAATTCAGGCAGAAGGTGGAGTAGCATTTAACCGCGTGTCGTGGACTCCGTCCGGTACTCACATCACCGCGGGAGATGACGCCGGCAAGATATGGGTCTATGAAGTCGCTGAGGTAACATACGATACTTTATTAAAACCTGTATAAGCTTTTACCACCAAAAATTCTATGATATCAAATCTGaaacttattgtttttatcttcCTTAGCATGTCGCCCAACCGCGTCACGATGAATGGACGAAGTTCGTATACACCCTACAAGAGTTACGTAATAACCAAGCGGATGAGGAGACGGACCGACTGAGCCTGGCAGCCAGCGGCCCGTCGTCGCTGACCAGC
Coding sequences within it:
- the LOC118268123 gene encoding cytoplasmic dynein 1 intermediate chain isoform X15 is translated as MSSMSDRKAELERKKAKLQALREEKDRRRREKEQKDAEEALQRASATSSLDSRRDLDEMLSSLGVAPVKDVLSSLSSMTSLTPPQTASPDASLPHTDKSSLPAHGGPKKAPTLQVVSVQSTDIPPKENVTYAKQTQTTASGVSELRDAHATDYYVLTFDGDGARQGDEEEAAFHGKLPPGILPHGLPTVKEVQPAVTVEPQEKKDEEKEKKVRELSADEKQTIMLSAEFQRFMSKAGRVIERALAESVDIYTDYTGGGDSENALDDKSVARLSLVRTFWDERWSRGRCVTCCDWSAAHPELLLASYHNSDDAPHDPDGVCLVWNTKFKKSTPEDIFHCQSPVMSATFARFHPNLILGGTYSGQIVLWDNRVQKRTPIQRTPLSSLAHTHPVYCLSVVGSQNAHNLISVSTDGRMCSWSLDMLSQPQETLDLQHRQSKAVAVTSMGFPHGDVNNFVLGSEDGNIYTGCLYGQRAGVTEMVEGHAGPITGVSCHAAAGSVDLSHLYLTCSMDWSVKLWTQKENKALYSFEDSGDYVVDVRWSPTHPALFAAADASGRIDLWNLNRDTEVPVASIQAEGGVAFNRVSWTPSGTHITAGDDAGKIWVYEVAEHVAQPRHDEWTKFVYTLQELRNNQADEETDRLSLAASGPSSLTSLTSMASNPLR
- the LOC118268123 gene encoding cytoplasmic dynein 1 intermediate chain isoform X9, which produces MSSMSDRKAELERKKAKLQALREEKDRRRREKEQKDAEEALQRASATSSLDSRRDLDEMLSSLGVAPVKDVLSSLSSMTSLTPPQTASPDASLPHTDKSSLPAHGGPKKAPTLQVVSVQSTDIPPKENVTYAKQTQTTASGVSELRDAHATDYYDEYNLNPGLEWEDEFTVLTFDGDGARQGDEEEAAFHGKLPPGILPHGLPTVKEVQPAVTVEPQEKKDEEKEKKVRELSADEKQTIMLSAEFQRFMSKAGRVIERALAESVDIYTDYTGGGDSENALDDKSVARLSLVRTFWDERWSRGRCVTCCDWSAAHPELLLASYHNSDDAPHDPDGVCLVWNTKFKKSTPEDIFHCQSPVMSATFARFHPNLILGGTYSGQIVLWDNRVQKRTPIQRTPLSSLAHTHPVYCLSVVGSQNAHNLISVSTDGRMCSWSLDMLSQPQETLDLQHRQSKAVAVTSMGFPHGDVNNFVLGSEDGNIYTGCLYGQRAGVTEMVEGHAGPITGVSCHAAAGSVDLSHLYLTCSMDWSVKLWTQKENKALYSFEDSGDYVVDVRWSPTHPALFAAADASGRIDLWNLNRDTEVPVASIQAEGGVAFNRVSWTPSGTHITAGDDAGKIWVYEVAEHVAQPRHDEWTKFVYTLQELRNNQADEETDRLSLAASGPSSLTSLTSMASNPLR
- the LOC118268123 gene encoding cytoplasmic dynein 1 intermediate chain isoform X2 codes for the protein MSSMSDRKAELERKKAKLQALREEKDRRRREKEQKDAEEALQRASATSSLDSRRDLDEMLSSLGVAPVKDVLSSLSSMTSLTPPQTASPDASLPHTDKSSLPAHGGPKKAPTLQVVSVQSTDIPPKENVTYAKQTQTTASGVSELRDGCSSNASPLAGYMEDWWRPRKDEYNLNPGLEWEDEFTVLTFDGDGARQGDEEEAAFHGKLPPGILPHGLPTVKEVQPAVTVEPQEKKDEEKEKKVRELSADEKQTIMLSAEFQRFMSKAGRVIERALAESVDIYTDYTGGGDSENALDDKSVARLSLVRTFWDERWSRGRCVTCCDWSAAHPELLLASYHNSDDAPHDPDGVCLVWNTKFKKSTPEDIFHCQSPVMSATFARFHPNLILGGTYSGQIVLWDNRVQKRTPIQRTPLSSLAHTHPVYCLSVVGSQNAHNLISVSTDGRMCSWSLDMLSQPQETLDLQHRQSKAVAVTSMGFPHGDVNNFVLGSEDGNIYTGCLYGQRAGVTEMVEGHAGPITGVSCHAAAGSVDLSHLYLTCSMDWSVKLWTQKENKALYSFEDSGDYVVDVRWSPTHPALFAAADASGRIDLWNLNRDTEVPVASIQAEGGVAFNRVSWTPSGTHITAGDDAGKIWVYEVAEHVAQPRHDEWTKFVYTLQELRNNQADEETDRLSLAASGPSSLTSLTSMASNPLR
- the LOC118268123 gene encoding cytoplasmic dynein 1 intermediate chain isoform X10 — its product is MSSMSDRKAELERKKAKLQALREEKDRRRREKEQKDAEEALQRASATSSLDSRRDLDEMLSSLGVAPVKDVLSSLSSMTSLTPPQTASPDASLPHTDKSSLPAHGGPKKAPTLQVVSVQSTDIPPKENVTYAKQTQTTASGVSELRDGYMEDWWRPRKAHATDYYVLTFDGDGARQGDEEEAAFHGKLPPGILPHGLPTVKEVQPAVTVEPQEKKDEEKEKKVRELSADEKQTIMLSAEFQRFMSKAGRVIERALAESVDIYTDYTGGGDSENALDDKSVARLSLVRTFWDERWSRGRCVTCCDWSAAHPELLLASYHNSDDAPHDPDGVCLVWNTKFKKSTPEDIFHCQSPVMSATFARFHPNLILGGTYSGQIVLWDNRVQKRTPIQRTPLSSLAHTHPVYCLSVVGSQNAHNLISVSTDGRMCSWSLDMLSQPQETLDLQHRQSKAVAVTSMGFPHGDVNNFVLGSEDGNIYTGCLYGQRAGVTEMVEGHAGPITGVSCHAAAGSVDLSHLYLTCSMDWSVKLWTQKENKALYSFEDSGDYVVDVRWSPTHPALFAAADASGRIDLWNLNRDTEVPVASIQAEGGVAFNRVSWTPSGTHITAGDDAGKIWVYEVAEHVAQPRHDEWTKFVYTLQELRNNQADEETDRLSLAASGPSSLTSLTSMASNPLR
- the LOC118268123 gene encoding cytoplasmic dynein 1 intermediate chain isoform X6, whose amino-acid sequence is MSSMSDRKAELERKKAKLQALREEKDRRRREKEQKDAEEALQRASATSSLDSRRDLDEMLSSLGVAPVKDVLSSLSSMTSLTPPQTASPDASLPHTDKSSLPAHGGPKKAPTLQVVSVQSTDIPPKENVTYAKQTQTTASGVSELRDGYMEDWWRPRKDEYNLNPGLEWEDEFTVLTFDGDGARQGDEEEAAFHGKLPPGILPHGLPTVKEVQPAVTVEPQEKKDEEKEKKVRELSADEKQTIMLSAEFQRFMSKAGRVIERALAESVDIYTDYTGGGDSENALDDKSVARLSLVRTFWDERWSRGRCVTCCDWSAAHPELLLASYHNSDDAPHDPDGVCLVWNTKFKKSTPEDIFHCQSPVMSATFARFHPNLILGGTYSGQIVLWDNRVQKRTPIQRTPLSSLAHTHPVYCLSVVGSQNAHNLISVSTDGRMCSWSLDMLSQPQETLDLQHRQSKAVAVTSMGFPHGDVNNFVLGSEDGNIYTGCLYGQRAGVTEMVEGHAGPITGVSCHAAAGSVDLSHLYLTCSMDWSVKLWTQKENKALYSFEDSGDYVVDVRWSPTHPALFAAADASGRIDLWNLNRDTEVPVASIQAEGGVAFNRVSWTPSGTHITAGDDAGKIWVYEVAEHVAQPRHDEWTKFVYTLQELRNNQADEETDRLSLAASGPSSLTSLTSMASNPLR
- the LOC118268123 gene encoding cytoplasmic dynein 1 intermediate chain isoform X5, with the protein product MSSMSDRKAELERKKAKLQALREEKDRRRREKEQKDAEEALQRASATSSLDSRRDLDEMLSSLGVAPVKDVLSSLSSMTSLTPPQTASPDASLPHTDKSSLPAHGGPKKAPTLQVVSVQSTDIPPKENVTYAKQTQTTASGVSELRDGCSSNASPLAGYMEDWWRPRKAHATDYYVLTFDGDGARQGDEEEAAFHGKLPPGILPHGLPTVKEVQPAVTVEPQEKKDEEKEKKVRELSADEKQTIMLSAEFQRFMSKAGRVIERALAESVDIYTDYTGGGDSENALDDKSVARLSLVRTFWDERWSRGRCVTCCDWSAAHPELLLASYHNSDDAPHDPDGVCLVWNTKFKKSTPEDIFHCQSPVMSATFARFHPNLILGGTYSGQIVLWDNRVQKRTPIQRTPLSSLAHTHPVYCLSVVGSQNAHNLISVSTDGRMCSWSLDMLSQPQETLDLQHRQSKAVAVTSMGFPHGDVNNFVLGSEDGNIYTGCLYGQRAGVTEMVEGHAGPITGVSCHAAAGSVDLSHLYLTCSMDWSVKLWTQKENKALYSFEDSGDYVVDVRWSPTHPALFAAADASGRIDLWNLNRDTEVPVASIQAEGGVAFNRVSWTPSGTHITAGDDAGKIWVYEVAEHVAQPRHDEWTKFVYTLQELRNNQADEETDRLSLAASGPSSLTSLTSMASNPLR
- the LOC118268123 gene encoding cytoplasmic dynein 1 intermediate chain isoform X1 codes for the protein MSSMSDRKAELERKKAKLQALREEKDRRRREKEQKDAEEALQRASATSSLDSRRDLDEMLSSLGVAPVKDVLSSLSSMTSLTPPQTASPDASLPHTDKSSLPAHGGPKKAPTLQVVSVQSTDIPPKENVTYAKQTQTTASGVSELRDGCSSNASPLAGYMEDWWRPRKAHATDYYDEYNLNPGLEWEDEFTVLTFDGDGARQGDEEEAAFHGKLPPGILPHGLPTVKEVQPAVTVEPQEKKDEEKEKKVRELSADEKQTIMLSAEFQRFMSKAGRVIERALAESVDIYTDYTGGGDSENALDDKSVARLSLVRTFWDERWSRGRCVTCCDWSAAHPELLLASYHNSDDAPHDPDGVCLVWNTKFKKSTPEDIFHCQSPVMSATFARFHPNLILGGTYSGQIVLWDNRVQKRTPIQRTPLSSLAHTHPVYCLSVVGSQNAHNLISVSTDGRMCSWSLDMLSQPQETLDLQHRQSKAVAVTSMGFPHGDVNNFVLGSEDGNIYTGCLYGQRAGVTEMVEGHAGPITGVSCHAAAGSVDLSHLYLTCSMDWSVKLWTQKENKALYSFEDSGDYVVDVRWSPTHPALFAAADASGRIDLWNLNRDTEVPVASIQAEGGVAFNRVSWTPSGTHITAGDDAGKIWVYEVAEHVAQPRHDEWTKFVYTLQELRNNQADEETDRLSLAASGPSSLTSLTSMASNPLR
- the LOC118268123 gene encoding cytoplasmic dynein 1 intermediate chain isoform X3 yields the protein MSSMSDRKAELERKKAKLQALREEKDRRRREKEQKDAEEALQRASATSSLDSRRDLDEMLSSLGVAPVKDVLSSLSSMTSLTPPQTASPDASLPHTDKSSLPAHGGPKKAPTLQVVSVQSTDIPPKENVTYAKQTQTTASGVSELRDGYMEDWWRPRKAHATDYYDEYNLNPGLEWEDEFTVLTFDGDGARQGDEEEAAFHGKLPPGILPHGLPTVKEVQPAVTVEPQEKKDEEKEKKVRELSADEKQTIMLSAEFQRFMSKAGRVIERALAESVDIYTDYTGGGDSENALDDKSVARLSLVRTFWDERWSRGRCVTCCDWSAAHPELLLASYHNSDDAPHDPDGVCLVWNTKFKKSTPEDIFHCQSPVMSATFARFHPNLILGGTYSGQIVLWDNRVQKRTPIQRTPLSSLAHTHPVYCLSVVGSQNAHNLISVSTDGRMCSWSLDMLSQPQETLDLQHRQSKAVAVTSMGFPHGDVNNFVLGSEDGNIYTGCLYGQRAGVTEMVEGHAGPITGVSCHAAAGSVDLSHLYLTCSMDWSVKLWTQKENKALYSFEDSGDYVVDVRWSPTHPALFAAADASGRIDLWNLNRDTEVPVASIQAEGGVAFNRVSWTPSGTHITAGDDAGKIWVYEVAEHVAQPRHDEWTKFVYTLQELRNNQADEETDRLSLAASGPSSLTSLTSMASNPLR
- the LOC118268123 gene encoding cytoplasmic dynein 1 intermediate chain isoform X13; this encodes MSSMSDRKAELERKKAKLQALREEKDRRRREKEQKDAEEALQRASATSSLDSRRDLDEMLSSLGVAPVKDVLSSLSSMTSLTPPQTASPDASLPHTDKSSLPAHGGPKKAPTLQVVSVQSTDIPPKENVTYAKQTQTTASGVSELRDDEYNLNPGLEWEDEFTVLTFDGDGARQGDEEEAAFHGKLPPGILPHGLPTVKEVQPAVTVEPQEKKDEEKEKKVRELSADEKQTIMLSAEFQRFMSKAGRVIERALAESVDIYTDYTGGGDSENALDDKSVARLSLVRTFWDERWSRGRCVTCCDWSAAHPELLLASYHNSDDAPHDPDGVCLVWNTKFKKSTPEDIFHCQSPVMSATFARFHPNLILGGTYSGQIVLWDNRVQKRTPIQRTPLSSLAHTHPVYCLSVVGSQNAHNLISVSTDGRMCSWSLDMLSQPQETLDLQHRQSKAVAVTSMGFPHGDVNNFVLGSEDGNIYTGCLYGQRAGVTEMVEGHAGPITGVSCHAAAGSVDLSHLYLTCSMDWSVKLWTQKENKALYSFEDSGDYVVDVRWSPTHPALFAAADASGRIDLWNLNRDTEVPVASIQAEGGVAFNRVSWTPSGTHITAGDDAGKIWVYEVAEHVAQPRHDEWTKFVYTLQELRNNQADEETDRLSLAASGPSSLTSLTSMASNPLR